One genomic segment of Myxococcales bacterium includes these proteins:
- a CDS encoding helix-turn-helix domain-containing protein translates to MKCLSCGAKMVTTTEPLFHYTVSGLSNVYLANVDVSRCRKCHEEEVAIPRIEQLHKALATIIVKQTSRLAAEEIRFLRKTMGLSGADFARRIDVTASQVSRWERGHETMSHMAERLLRLMVVTESPVMDYSTELFERIAEDVPRSRKRVVAKTAGGWQARIAAA, encoded by the coding sequence ATGAAGTGCCTCAGTTGCGGAGCGAAGATGGTCACGACGACGGAGCCGCTCTTCCACTACACGGTGAGCGGTCTCTCGAACGTGTACCTCGCCAACGTGGATGTCTCGCGCTGCCGAAAGTGCCACGAAGAGGAGGTCGCGATTCCTCGCATCGAGCAGCTCCACAAGGCGCTCGCGACGATCATCGTGAAGCAGACGTCGCGACTCGCGGCAGAGGAGATCCGCTTCCTCCGAAAGACCATGGGCTTGTCGGGGGCGGACTTCGCTCGGCGCATCGACGTGACGGCGTCGCAAGTGTCGCGGTGGGAGCGTGGGCACGAGACGATGAGCCACATGGCGGAGCGGCTCTTGCGGTTGATGGTCGTGACGGAGAGCCCGGTGATGGACTACTCCACAGAACTCTTCGAGCGGATCGCTGAAGATGTGCCCCGATCGCGAAAGCGTGTCGTCGCCAAGACGGCCGGCGGCTGGCAGGCCCGGATCGCCGCTGCATAG